A part of Melittangium boletus DSM 14713 genomic DNA contains:
- a CDS encoding DUF418 domain-containing protein — MPESSPARPVDAGERVLLLDVLRGFALGGVFVSNAYMHLSGNGLLPRERGQALKASWWDATADFLFEQLLAGKAMALFSFLFGLGFAVQLGRAEARGASIVRVYSRRLGVLLLIGLLHRFALWYGDVLAMYAVTGFALLLFRGLPHRNLLVWGLALIFGGSLAVSAVLKLVPLWASSPDVVRDFAQENMAHSRLIRAQTLAAFQSGDYLTMARANLDFSLSFTFRPLQVSHMLVTLGRFLLGLLAGRLLLFQDVERHRPLFRRLFGWGLGAALVGSVAGWLIPRLLKSGTLPSSLNLPWRVIQPSIWELSVLGLAAVYAAGLSLLFVRPRWRRGLSLLAPAGQMALTNYLSQTVISQFVFYGYGFSLMGKLGAASCLALMSGLFAVQVPLSHLWMARFRFGPVEWLWRTLTYGQRQPMRRPSKHPTRDMAPTA, encoded by the coding sequence TGGCCTGCTGCCGAGGGAGCGCGGCCAGGCCCTCAAGGCGTCGTGGTGGGATGCCACGGCGGACTTCCTCTTCGAACAGTTGCTCGCGGGAAAGGCCATGGCCCTCTTCTCGTTCCTCTTCGGCCTGGGCTTCGCCGTGCAGTTGGGCCGCGCCGAGGCCCGAGGGGCCTCCATCGTCCGGGTGTACTCGCGGCGTCTGGGCGTGCTCCTGCTCATCGGCCTGCTGCACCGCTTCGCGCTCTGGTACGGAGACGTCCTGGCCATGTACGCGGTGACGGGCTTCGCGCTGCTGCTGTTTCGCGGCCTGCCCCACCGCAACCTGCTCGTCTGGGGCCTCGCGCTCATCTTCGGCGGCTCGCTCGCCGTCTCCGCCGTCCTCAAGCTCGTTCCGCTGTGGGCGAGTTCGCCGGACGTGGTGCGCGACTTCGCCCAGGAGAACATGGCGCACTCCCGGCTCATCCGCGCCCAGACGCTCGCGGCCTTCCAGAGCGGCGACTACCTCACCATGGCGCGGGCCAACCTCGATTTCAGCCTGAGCTTCACCTTCCGGCCGTTGCAGGTGTCCCACATGCTGGTCACCCTCGGCCGGTTCCTCCTGGGGCTCCTGGCCGGACGGCTGCTACTTTTCCAGGACGTGGAACGCCACCGCCCCTTGTTCCGGCGGCTGTTCGGCTGGGGTCTTGGGGCCGCGCTCGTGGGGAGCGTCGCGGGCTGGTTGATCCCACGCCTGCTGAAGTCCGGCACCCTCCCCTCGTCCCTGAACCTGCCCTGGCGGGTGATCCAACCCTCGATCTGGGAGTTGAGCGTCCTGGGGCTCGCCGCGGTCTACGCGGCCGGACTCTCACTGCTCTTCGTACGTCCGCGCTGGCGGCGAGGACTGTCGCTGTTGGCACCGGCGGGACAGATGGCGCTGACGAACTACCTGAGCCAGACCGTCATCAGCCAGTTCGTGTTCTACGGGTACGGATTCAGCCTCATGGGCAAGCTCGGCGCCGCGTCATGCCTGGCGCTCATGTCCGGGCTGTTCGCGGTCCAGGTGCCGCTGAGCCATCTGTGGATGGCGCGCTTCCGCTTCGGTCCGGTCGAATGGCTGTGGCGCACGCTGACCTACGGCCAGCGCCAGCCCATGCGCCGACCCTCCAAGCACCCGACACGGGACATGGCACCCACCGCCTGA
- the cysI gene encoding assimilatory sulfite reductase (NADPH) hemoprotein subunit: protein MSKNPTQAPLAEVEHIKARSRHLRGTLVESLADPLTGAIAPADTQLIKFHGSYQQDDRDIREERRQQKLEPDYSFMIRTRLPGGVCTPKQWLDLDGLARTLANGTLRLTTRQAFQFHGVLKGDLKPTIAGINATLLDTLAACGDVNRNVMCNPNPVDSRAHVVVQEWTKRLSEHLLPRTRAYYEIWLDEEKVAGLEEEPIYGSTYLPRKFKAAVVVPPLNDVDVFSQDLGFIAILEAGELVGFNVTVGGGMGATHGDNATFPRLADVIGFVPPERMLEVAENVVKVQRDFGDRTNRKHARLKYTIEDRGITWFVAELEQRLGFKLEPARPFAFDHNGDRFGWLQGHDGKWNLTLFIESGRVADRGEQRHLTGLREIAKVLKGDFRLTPNQNLVIAGIAPEDRPAIEALVEAHGLAGFQRASPLRRNALACVALPTCALAMAEAERYLPDFVSLLESRMAAHGLDKDNLHLRITGCPNGCARPYLAEVALVGKAPGRYNLFLGGDQKGQRLNRLYRENIDEKGILEALEPLFAAYAKERQPGEGFGDFTVRAGHVAAPRA, encoded by the coding sequence ATGAGCAAGAATCCGACCCAGGCTCCGCTGGCCGAGGTGGAGCACATCAAGGCGCGCAGCCGTCATCTGCGCGGGACGCTGGTGGAGAGCCTCGCGGACCCGCTCACCGGCGCCATCGCTCCGGCCGACACCCAGCTCATCAAGTTCCACGGCAGCTATCAGCAGGACGACCGGGACATCCGAGAGGAGCGCCGGCAGCAGAAGCTGGAGCCGGATTACAGCTTCATGATCCGCACCCGGCTGCCCGGCGGCGTGTGCACGCCCAAGCAGTGGCTGGATCTGGACGGGCTGGCGCGCACCCTGGCCAACGGGACGCTGCGGTTGACCACGCGTCAGGCCTTCCAGTTCCACGGCGTGCTCAAGGGGGACTTGAAGCCCACCATCGCGGGCATCAACGCCACCCTGCTCGACACGCTCGCGGCCTGCGGCGACGTCAACCGCAACGTGATGTGCAACCCCAACCCGGTGGACTCGCGCGCGCACGTCGTGGTGCAGGAGTGGACGAAGCGCTTGTCCGAGCACCTGCTGCCCAGGACGCGCGCCTACTACGAGATCTGGCTGGACGAGGAGAAGGTCGCGGGATTGGAGGAGGAGCCCATCTACGGTTCCACCTACCTGCCTCGCAAGTTCAAGGCGGCCGTGGTGGTGCCGCCCCTCAATGACGTGGACGTGTTCTCCCAGGACCTGGGCTTCATCGCCATCCTGGAGGCCGGGGAACTGGTGGGCTTCAACGTCACGGTGGGCGGTGGCATGGGCGCCACGCACGGGGACAACGCGACCTTCCCCCGTCTCGCGGACGTGATTGGCTTCGTGCCCCCCGAGCGGATGCTCGAGGTGGCCGAGAACGTGGTGAAGGTGCAGCGAGACTTCGGCGATCGCACCAACCGCAAGCACGCGCGGCTCAAGTACACCATCGAGGATCGGGGCATCACCTGGTTCGTGGCGGAGCTGGAGCAGCGGCTCGGGTTCAAGCTCGAGCCCGCGCGTCCCTTCGCGTTCGACCACAACGGAGACCGCTTCGGCTGGCTCCAGGGCCACGACGGGAAGTGGAACCTGACGCTCTTCATCGAGAGCGGCCGGGTGGCGGATCGCGGCGAGCAGCGGCACCTGACGGGCCTGCGGGAGATCGCCAAGGTGCTCAAGGGTGACTTCCGGCTGACGCCCAACCAGAACCTGGTCATCGCGGGCATCGCTCCCGAGGATCGTCCGGCGATCGAGGCACTGGTGGAGGCGCATGGCCTCGCGGGATTCCAGCGCGCCAGTCCCCTGCGCCGCAATGCGCTCGCCTGCGTGGCGCTGCCCACGTGTGCCCTGGCCATGGCGGAGGCCGAGCGCTACCTGCCGGACTTCGTGAGCCTGTTGGAGTCGCGGATGGCGGCCCATGGGCTGGACAAGGACAACCTGCACCTGCGCATCACCGGGTGCCCGAACGGGTGCGCCCGGCCGTACCTGGCGGAGGTGGCGCTCGTGGGCAAGGCGCCGGGCCGCTACAACCTCTTCCTCGGCGGAGACCAGAAGGGCCAGCGCCTCAACCGGCTGTACCGCGAGAACATCGACGAGAAGGGCATCCTGGAAGCGCTCGAGCCCCTCTTCGCCGCGTACGCGAAGGAGCGCCAGCCGGGCGAGGGTTTCGGCGACTTCACCGTGCGCGCGGGACACGTCGCGGCGCCCCGGGCCTGA
- a CDS encoding assimilatory sulfite reductase (NADPH) flavoprotein subunit — protein sequence MSSSVKLATPLGDEKAVLLQRLVEGLDPSSLTWLSGYFAGLAARPSPAAAPQPGAAPQASPQETVTLVYGTQTGNSRLLAERLKQRLEAAGVSVRAFRAGEYPVRELKNERLLYVVISTQGDGDPPDDARGFFDFVMSKRAPALEKLRFAVLSLGDSSYPKFCEVGRVLDERFAQLGAGRLFARVDCDLDFEPAAAPWLEQALERARAEVGTPVTLATVTPLHQGSVPPTFSRDNPYPAQVLANQRITGRGALKDVRHVELSLEGSGLSYEPGDALGVVPRNPPELVDAVLSTLKLDGATEVAREGRTLPLARWLSEGLEITKLSRPFLANHATRSGNAELQRLLTPEGAESLRAMLANHQVIDLLRTHPAAWSAEELVAALRRLTPRLYSIASSQKRVGDEVHLTVARVDYEAFGFRHFGAASSYLSSRVAEQDLVDVFIESNDRFRLPRDGSRDILMIGPGTGVAPFRAFVQERAESGASGRNWLFFGEQHFRSQFLYQVEWQEAVKKGHLHRLDVAFSRDQGRKIYVQHRLREQGREVHAWLEGGASLYVCGEAQRMAPDVHEALIDIYMTHGGKSRDDARAHLDSLREQQRYLRDVY from the coding sequence TTGAGTTCTTCCGTGAAGCTGGCCACGCCGCTCGGCGATGAGAAGGCCGTGCTGTTGCAGCGTCTGGTCGAGGGGCTCGATCCCTCGTCGCTCACGTGGTTGAGCGGGTATTTCGCCGGACTCGCGGCCCGGCCCTCTCCGGCCGCCGCGCCCCAGCCCGGAGCGGCGCCCCAGGCCTCGCCCCAGGAGACGGTGACGCTCGTCTATGGCACCCAGACGGGCAACAGCCGCCTGCTGGCGGAGCGTTTGAAGCAGCGGCTGGAGGCCGCTGGCGTCTCCGTGCGTGCCTTCCGCGCGGGCGAGTACCCCGTGCGCGAGCTCAAGAACGAGCGGCTGCTGTACGTGGTCATCAGCACCCAGGGGGATGGCGATCCTCCGGATGACGCGCGCGGCTTCTTCGACTTCGTGATGAGCAAGCGGGCTCCGGCGCTGGAGAAGCTGCGCTTCGCGGTGTTGTCGCTCGGCGACTCGAGCTACCCGAAGTTCTGCGAGGTCGGCCGCGTCCTCGACGAGCGCTTCGCGCAACTGGGCGCGGGGCGGTTGTTCGCACGTGTCGATTGCGACCTGGACTTCGAGCCGGCCGCCGCGCCCTGGCTGGAGCAGGCCCTGGAGCGAGCCCGCGCGGAGGTGGGAACGCCGGTCACGCTGGCGACCGTCACGCCGCTGCACCAGGGCTCGGTTCCCCCCACGTTCAGCCGGGACAACCCCTATCCGGCCCAGGTGCTGGCCAACCAGCGCATCACCGGCCGCGGGGCGCTCAAGGACGTGCGCCACGTGGAGCTGTCGCTGGAGGGCTCGGGCCTGAGCTACGAGCCGGGTGACGCGCTCGGCGTGGTGCCGCGCAATCCGCCGGAGCTGGTCGACGCGGTGCTCTCCACGCTCAAGCTGGACGGCGCCACCGAGGTCGCGCGCGAGGGCCGCACGCTGCCGCTCGCGCGCTGGCTGTCCGAGGGACTGGAGATCACCAAGCTGAGCCGTCCCTTCCTGGCGAACCACGCCACGCGCTCGGGGAACGCGGAGCTCCAGCGCCTGCTCACGCCGGAGGGCGCCGAGTCCCTGCGCGCGATGCTCGCCAACCACCAGGTCATCGATCTGCTCCGGACGCACCCCGCGGCGTGGAGCGCGGAGGAGCTGGTGGCCGCGCTGCGCCGCCTGACGCCGCGCCTGTATTCGATCGCCTCCAGCCAGAAGCGGGTGGGCGACGAGGTGCATCTGACGGTGGCCCGGGTGGATTACGAGGCCTTTGGCTTCCGTCACTTCGGCGCGGCCTCGTCCTACCTGTCCTCGCGCGTGGCCGAGCAGGACCTGGTGGACGTCTTCATCGAGTCCAACGATCGTTTCCGGCTGCCCCGGGATGGCTCGCGGGACATCCTGATGATCGGGCCGGGCACGGGCGTGGCGCCGTTTCGCGCCTTCGTCCAGGAGCGCGCCGAGTCCGGCGCGAGCGGCCGCAACTGGCTCTTCTTCGGCGAACAGCACTTCCGCTCGCAGTTCCTCTACCAGGTCGAATGGCAGGAAGCGGTGAAGAAGGGCCACCTGCACCGGTTGGACGTGGCGTTCTCACGCGACCAGGGCCGGAAGATCTACGTGCAGCACCGCCTGCGTGAGCAGGGGCGCGAGGTGCACGCGTGGCTGGAGGGGGGCGCGTCCCTCTACGTGTGCGGCGAGGCGCAGCGCATGGCGCCGGACGTCCACGAGGCCTTGATCGACATCTACATGACCCACGGTGGCAAGAGCCGGGACGATGCCCGGGCCCACCTCGACTCGCTGCGCGAGCAGCAGCGCTACCTGCGCGACGTCTACTGA
- a CDS encoding GTP-binding protein, with the protein MAAEIQVQETTDVQRFLAEHAEKELLRLVVVGSVDDGKSTLIGRLLYECNGLFEDQVAAVKRASAGGEIDFSLFTDGLRAEREQGITIDVAYRYFSTRRRKVIVADTPGHLQYTRNMATGASTADAAVILVDARLGILPQTRRHAYLASLLGIPYLAVSINKMDLMDFDRAVYERLTTEFEAFARTLGFEQVRYFPISARTGDNITQPSGRTPWHDGETLLGWLESLPHQRRQEDASFRFPVQYVLRPDLDYRGFAGQIVSGTVRLGDEVVVYPSKRRTHIASIDTFEGRLDEASAPTSVTLRLTDEVDVSRGDMISHVGQPPVALQELEAMLVWFGEERLDTSRRYLVKHTSKYVPAHIEQVLWRKELEDLSEVDATSLSLNEIGKVRLVCKRPLVCDPYRDNRRTGAFIVVDPLTNDTVAAGMILGGVGGEGTQEVRSLVTAEERRGRLGQSGAVLLLTGTPEVREAALRLERTLFDQGRHVVTVRGDAESALALAEAGLLAILYTPVPQARLSLSQQLRGAGIPWLELEPSEPVEQQVRRVLDAQEKTS; encoded by the coding sequence ATGGCCGCCGAGATTCAGGTTCAGGAGACGACGGACGTTCAGCGCTTCCTCGCCGAGCACGCGGAGAAGGAGTTGCTGCGCCTGGTGGTGGTGGGCTCGGTGGACGATGGCAAGTCCACGCTCATCGGCCGGCTCCTCTACGAGTGCAACGGGCTCTTCGAGGATCAGGTGGCCGCGGTGAAGCGCGCGAGCGCGGGCGGGGAGATCGACTTCTCGCTCTTCACCGATGGCCTGCGCGCCGAGCGCGAGCAGGGCATCACCATCGACGTGGCCTACCGGTACTTCTCCACGCGCCGGCGCAAGGTGATCGTCGCCGACACGCCGGGACACCTCCAGTACACGCGCAACATGGCCACGGGGGCCTCCACGGCCGACGCCGCCGTCATCCTGGTGGACGCGCGCCTGGGCATCCTCCCGCAGACGCGGCGGCATGCGTACCTGGCCTCGCTGCTGGGCATTCCCTACCTGGCCGTGTCCATCAACAAGATGGACCTGATGGACTTCGATCGCGCGGTGTACGAGCGCCTCACCACCGAGTTCGAGGCCTTCGCGCGCACGCTCGGCTTCGAGCAGGTCCGCTACTTCCCCATCAGCGCGCGCACGGGCGACAACATCACCCAGCCGAGCGGCCGCACGCCCTGGCACGACGGTGAGACGCTGCTCGGGTGGCTGGAGTCCCTGCCGCACCAGCGCCGCCAGGAGGACGCCTCCTTCCGCTTCCCCGTGCAGTACGTGCTGCGGCCGGACCTGGACTACCGCGGGTTCGCCGGGCAGATTGTCTCCGGCACGGTGCGCCTGGGTGACGAGGTGGTGGTGTATCCCTCGAAGCGGCGCACGCACATCGCGTCCATCGACACCTTCGAGGGCCGGCTCGACGAGGCCAGCGCGCCCACCTCCGTGACGCTGCGCCTCACCGACGAGGTGGACGTCAGCCGCGGGGACATGATCTCCCATGTCGGGCAGCCGCCGGTGGCGCTCCAGGAACTGGAGGCCATGCTGGTCTGGTTCGGCGAGGAGCGCCTGGACACCTCGCGCCGCTACCTCGTGAAGCACACCTCCAAGTACGTCCCCGCGCACATCGAGCAGGTGCTCTGGCGCAAGGAGCTGGAGGACCTGTCCGAGGTGGACGCCACCTCGCTGTCGCTCAATGAGATCGGCAAGGTGCGGCTCGTGTGCAAGCGGCCGCTCGTGTGCGACCCCTACCGCGACAACCGGCGCACCGGCGCCTTCATCGTCGTGGATCCCCTCACCAACGACACGGTCGCCGCGGGGATGATCCTCGGGGGCGTGGGCGGAGAGGGCACCCAGGAAGTGCGCTCGCTCGTCACCGCGGAGGAGCGGCGTGGGCGCCTCGGCCAGTCGGGGGCGGTCCTCCTGCTCACGGGCACTCCGGAGGTGCGCGAGGCCGCGCTGCGCCTGGAGCGGACCCTGTTCGATCAGGGCCGGCACGTCGTCACGGTGCGCGGAGACGCGGAGAGCGCGCTCGCGCTGGCCGAGGCCGGACTGCTCGCCATCCTCTATACCCCCGTGCCCCAGGCGCGCTTGAGCTTGAGTCAACAGCTTCGGGGCGCGGGCATCCCGTGGCTCGAGCTGGAGCCTTCCGAGCCCGTGGAGCAGCAGGTGCGGCGCGTTCTGGACGCGCAGGAGAAGACGTCTTGA